The nucleotide sequence AGGCATATTCGGACACCCACAGTCCGACCCATCCGACCGCAAAAGCGGCGATCGCGGCAACTACGGTATAGGCCCGGGCATGCCCAACACGGCCGATCATGCGCGGCGCAATTAAGCACCCGAGCATAAAACCGATCGCGTAGGTCGAGCCCATCAAACTGATTGAACTGATGTCGAAGCCTTCGTTTTGCGCGCGTATCGGCATCAGCAGCGATTGCAGACCGCCGGCAATATGAAGGATGGCGCCACTGATCAGCAGCGATTTAACAGAACGGCCTTTGCTCACGGGATTCCAATCATGATGACCTGCGTAGAGGCGCAGTCTGGCACACATTTACGCGTTCTCAAGTCGGTAGCGGTGAACTCTGGTATAAATCAACGGATTTACGATGGGGACTTTGAATGGCGGTTGGCGTGTTCGATAGCGGGTTGGGTGGGTTGACGGTGTGGTCTGCGCTGCGCGCCCGGTTGCCGGCGACCTCGTTTACCTACTTGGGTGACAATGCCAATGCGCCGTATGGCGTGCGCGATGCCGACGATATTTACCGTCTGACGCGCGACGGCGTTGAGCGGTTGTGGCAGTCGTGTGACCTGGTAATCTTGGCCTGCAACACCGCCTCGGCGGTGGCGCTGAGGCGCATACAAGAATCAGACCTGCCAGCGGGCAAGCGCGTGTTGGGGGTTTTTGTGCCGATGATTGAAGTGCTGTCCGAACGCCAGTGGGGTGACAGCTCAGCCCCTCGGATGCTGACCGCAAAACGGGTGGGCCTGTTTGCGACCCCGGCGACGGTTGCCAGCCGTGCCTTCCAGCGTGAGTTGGCGTTGCGTGCATTGGGGGTCGACGTTGAGTCCCAGGCTTGTGTTGGGGTGGTCGAGGCGATTGAGTCGGGTGACATGGCCCGCGCCCGGTCGTTGGTTTTTGACCACGTGGCGGCTTTGATGAAAAAAATGCCAACGATTGATGCGGCGGTATTGGGGTGCACTCACTACCCCTGGGTCGAGGCGGCGTTCGCCGATGCCTTGGGGCCGGGTGTGCCGGTTTACAGTCAGCCCACCGTGGTAGCGGACAGTTTGGCCGACTATTTAATGCGCCATCCCGAATTTGACGACACGGCGGGCAATCAGCGCCTGCTTACCACAGGTGATGCGCGCGCGGTGTCGGCGCAAGCTACGGCATTTTTAGGGCATCCGGTGGTGTTTGAAACCGTGCATGGCGACCGATGATTTAGGTGTCAGTGTGAATCTTTTAGTCGGCGCTCTGGTTAGATGACCTTCGCGGCTAGATTCACGTGTATGCTTACGTAACCAAGCCTTGATAAGGGTAGCGCGAGACAGGTGACGACAATAACAAAAGATGTCCTTTACATCGACGGTAGCATTGCAGACCTGACCTACTTCGTGCGTGTTTGCCGGTCGGAACCGACCATCCATGTCACCACCACCGAAAGCATCGTCAAGGGCATCCAGCTGATCGGCAAGGTCCATTTTGATCTGGTGTTGATCGATCTGAAAACGCCGGGGATGGACGGCTTGGCCCTGGCCAAATTGATTTTGGACGAGTACCCGCAACTGCACGGTCGTCTGGCCATCGTGACCGGCACCAGTCCAAACCCAGCCAAGATTAATTCCATTCAGTCGGATGGCTTGGCCATCCTGTTCAAGCCCTTGACCACTCAGGTCGTTAAACGCGCGCTTCTGCCGGCGTCTACCACCTCTAATTAAATCGCCGAGGCCGGCGGCTGACCTGAGTAAACCGAATCGTCAGTTCGATTGCGCGCGGTCATAGGCGGCAACGATGACCGCGGCCCGGCTACGGACCTCGTCTGTCGTAAACCCCGCTTTATAGAGTCCCGAGCCGATGCCAAAGCCCGTGACGCCGACGGCGAACCAGTCTGCAAAACTACTCGGCTCGGCTCCGCCGACGGCATAGGTTTTGGTACCGGCGGGCAGAACCGCGTTTAACGCTGCCAAACCCTCCGGTTTTAGGCGCGATCCCGGAAATAATTTCAGCCCGTCCGCCCCGTGCCGTAACGCCATAAAACATTCCGTTGCGGTGAAAACGCCCGGGTAGGAGCGCATCCCTGCCGCTTTAGTGGCCGCTATAACGTCTGGGTTAGTGTCGGGCGAGACGATTAATGTGCCGCCGACTGCCGCGACCTCGTTAACCGTTTGCGGCGACAGTACCGTGCCGGCCCCGACGGATGCCTGCGAACCCAGCGTGGCGACCAATGCTTCAATGCTGTCCAGGGCGCGCGGTGAATTCATTGGAATTTCGATGGTGTGGATGCCGGCATCAACCAAGGCTTGACCGATCGCCACCACCTCGTCTGTCTTGATGCCGCGCAGTATGGCAATGATTTCTCTAGTCACCGGTTGTGTCCTTGTTGACGGTGTAAGCCGACACCAGTCCGGCAATGGTCATCGATTCGCCGGTCATGGTGTGTGAGCGGGCGTCACAGCTGGCGAAGGCGATTGCGTACAGCGCGCACAAGTCGGGTTCGCCGATCAAGGTCACGCATTGATCGCGCCAGTAGGGGCGCGTTGCCGCGAGTTCTTGACCGATCAATAGGCCGGACAGGCGCGCTCTAGCTTGGGCCGCTGTTTGTGTTCCAACGAGCGTTTCCGCGCGGATCGAAAATAATCGCCGAGCCACCGCGTCAGGTTGAGCTAGCGTTTCGCGGACCCCGTCCAAAAAAGCGTTGTCGTCCCATTCGGTGCTGCTCATCGAGTGCGACAGCACGGATTGACTGGACAGCAAGGCGAATTGCTCGCCGGTCATGCAGGTTTCAAAATCGACAATTGACTGGTTTTGAATCGTGACCCACTTAGTGTGGGTGCCTGGCATGCACACCGTGCCTAAAAAGTCGGGGTGGCTGTGCAATAGGCCCGCAATCTGGGTTTCTTCGCCGCGCATAACGTTCGCAGGGTGCTGTTGTTTTACGCCGGGCAATATTCGAACGTCGCGATTGACGCCGGGTACCCGGACCGCATCGACGCCGAGCTGGTGCAGATGCGCGGGTGCCGAGCAGTAGGGCGCTTCGTGCCATCCCTGGGCAGCCCCGGCCATGCCGCAAATGATGACTGGCACACTGGCGTCGACACCGAGGTCGTCAAGGCTGTTGTTCAGCACTGACGCGTAGTCGTCCTTTTTGAGCTGAGCCATGCCGTAGGGTCCGCGCGAGGCAGCCAGGATGTGGCCGTGGTCGGTCAAGGCCCAGAGCCTAAAGCTGGACGTGCCCCAGTCGACGCCGACAAAGGATGCGGGTGTCATCAAACGTCGCCGATACTGTAGTGGCGAATGAAATCACGGTCGGGCGTGACCCCTAATCCAGGCCCATCGGGGATCGAGACCAGTCCGTCATGGCGCGCGACCTGGCCTTGTATATCCAGTGGTTCCGTCAGCAGGTTGTCGCGGAATTTATTGTCCGTGGTGTCGAATTCTAGCATCGGCTCCCACGGGAACAATCCGCCGGGCAAGGGTGGCATCGCGGCGAGCAAGTGCAGGTTGGTGGCGACCGCAATCGCGCTGCCCCAGACATGGTTTACGACCGGGGTGAAATGCGCATGACATAGCGCCAAAACGCGCAAATACTCCGAGATACCCCCCAGCGCACAGACTTCCGGTTGGGCAATGTCCAGTCCACGGGACTCGAGCAGGGCGCGCCACCCCCAGCGGTTAAACTCGATCTCGCCGCCGGAGATATTGATGTTTAAGCCTCGGCGCAGTTCGCGATAGCCCTCGTAGTCCTCTGGTGCGATTGGCTCCTCGAACCAGTAGGGATCAAACTCTTCGATCGCCCGGCCAACATAGAACGCATCGTGGGTGGTGTAGGCGTGGTTGGCATCAACCATAATCCGATAGTCATCACCGACCCCTTTGCGCACGGCCTCGACCAATCGGACATCGTCTTTCGGCCCCAACCCAACCTTCATTTTAGTCGCTTTGAACCCCATCGCTTTGATCGCGGCGGCTTCGTCCTGGAACCGGGCGACAAGGCTGTCGGTGCTTTCAGGGCGCAACATCATGCCGTACCCGTAGGCTTCCACTTTGGCACGATGTTTACCGCCGATTAACTGGTAAAGGGGCAGTCCCGCGACCTTGCCGGCGATATCCCACAGCGCAATGTCAACGCCGGACAGTGACTGCATTGGCATGCCTTTTTGGCCGTGATCACGCATCAGGTTGTAGACTTTGTGCCAAATCACATCGCGATCCATAGGGTCCATGCCGAGCACCATCGGCTGTATGACCTTTTCAACGATGGCCTTGTTGCCTAATGCGATTGAGCCGGCGCCGAAACATTCGCCCCAGCCGGTGATGCCTTCGTCGGTTTCGACTTCGACCAAGTGTGCGGTTCGTTGCTCGTAGTACTGCTGTGAGTAGCCCAGTATTTCCGGCAAGTCGTAGCCCAATATGTGGCTTGTTATTTTTGTAATTTTCATCGTGTCTGGTCCCCTCGCCAGGGTGGTTGGATCACTTAGGTGTTTGACTGCCCGTGTGTATCGCTCATGTATTTGGATAATCTGTTTTGGGTGTCGATCAGCATTAACCGCATGCTCTGTTCGGCGCCGCAGGAATCGCGGGCCTGTATCGCATCAGATACCGCCTGGTGGAACGGCAGCGAAAGCTCGTTTTCGCGAGGGTCGGTGTTGGTCAGTCGGATTGAAATCAACAGTGCGGAATAGATGACACCTTCCATCGGACGCAGCAGCGTATTGTTGGTGCTTCGTAAGATTGCTCGGTGATACAAGGCGTCAGCCGTGACGAAGCGCTCGATGTCGCCCTGTTCGGTTTGCATCGCTGAAAAGGCGCGCGCAATTTCACGGTGGGATTCGTCGCTTCCAAGTTCGGCCGCGTAATAGGCGCCGGCAGGCTCCACCATCAGCCGTAATTGCAGTAGCTCTTTAAGGAACTGTGGATTGACCGGGGCACTTTGGTGCCACGCCAACACATCGTGATCCAGTAGCTCCCAATTCGAGCGAGCCCGAACATGCGTTCCATTGCCGCGCCGAACGTCAAGCAGGCCCTTGGTCGAGAGTAATTTCACCGCATCGCGTATGACGGTCCGACTGACGTCGTATTGAGCGGCAAGCGCGCCCTCGTCGGGCATCACTGAACCTTCGGCTAAAACGGCTGAAACGATGTCTCGGCCGATTTCACGGGCGATCTGTGATGAAAAACTTGCCTTGGTCGTTGTGCTGCCATGCAACTTGTAAAACAGTGATTCGCTCATGCGGATGAGTTGGCCAGTCCTGGCATTAAATGTCAAACATTGGATGTTTGTAGTTTTAGGCGCTGCGGTGTGAGACACCTTTAGTCAGTCAAGCCGTTAAGCGGCAGGCGATCGTAACCTTGTGTAACGCAGCTATTGTAGTGGTTCACTGAATTCGGACGCTGAACTAGGTATTTTATACGGGGGAAAGATAGGGGTTTCTCGCTGCACTCCTGCAGCTCGCCCCTTCGGGGTCGCTCCGCGCTGTGTGCTGCGCACCCAGGCTTCGCGTTCAAAAAGGCCGTCCTGGCCTTTTTGTCCTGTGGGGTAGGGGCGGGGAGCGCAGTTTGCACACAGAAAAGATGTAAAGACTGCTTCGCGACTGCCATTTGTGTGCCCGTGGAATGACCCACTAGGTATAGACGCTACATTTGACGCCTCTATACGTTGTCTAGGAATTCAGTAGGTCACTACATTCGGCCACTCAACTAGGTGTTGTATATGGCGGAGGGATAGGGATTACTCGCTGCACTCCTGCAGCTCGCCCCTTCGGGGCCGCTCCGCGCTGTGTGCTGCGCACCCAGGCTTCGCGTTCAAAAAGGCCGTCCTGGCCTTTTTGTCGAACCCTTGACGGGTTCTCATCCCATCCCTGACCGCCAGACGCAAAAAAGCCCCTTTCGGGGCCTTTTCTTTGTCTTATGGCGGAGGGATAGGGATTACTCGCTGCATTCCTGCAGCTCGCCCCTTCGGGGCCTTTTTTTTGTCTTATGGCGGAGGGATAGGGATTACTCGCTGCACTCGTGCAGCTCGCCCCTTCGGGGCCGCTCCGCGCTGTGTGCTGCGCACCCAGGCTTCGCGTTCAAAAAGGCCGTCCTGGCCTTTTTGTCGAACCCTTGACGGGTTCTCATCCCATCCCTGACCGCCAGACGCAAAAAAGCCCCTTTCGGGGCCTTTTTTTGTCTTATGGCGGAGGGATAGGGATTCGAACCCTAGATAGGCTATTAACCTATGCCGGTTTTCAAGACCGGTGCATTCAACCGCTCTGCCATCCCTCCATCCCTGCAAGCAGGGGGGCAAACGTTGCTCGGAAGCTGGCAGTGCCTCCGCGTTTGTGGGGCGCATTATTCCTTTTTCCTGACAGAATTCAAGCGTTATGGTGAAAAAACTGCCGCTACTTGTGTGTCGGCCGCGTCACGCGGTTTGTCATTAGTCAGGGTCAAAACTGAAAACCGCTCTACAATTTCGCCAATGACTAAAAATTTTTTCCGAAGTGGGTGGCGCTGATCGCTTTGACGGTTGCCATGCCGGCGGTTTCTGCTGAATTATACTACCTACGCTATCAGCCCAGTATCGAGATCACCCAAGAGGCCGTCGACCTGACCAATCGGCTGTCCGAGGGATTGGACGAGCCGTTGACGCTGCGCCTGGTTCGATACAATCAGGTTCAGTCGCTGCTAGTCGCAAAGCCGGGTCCCGGCTTCGTCGCCGAGCTGTCGCCTATGTTCTTTAACGACGCCGTCGAGGCGGGGTGGACGCCGCTGCTAACCGGTCATCAGGATTTGCAAATAGCGCTGTATCAACTGGCCGATACTGACGCACTAATTGAGGAGGTCGGAACGCCACCGCGTCTGTCGATGGGGGCAGTGGTGGCGCGTTCGGTTTTCGGTGCCGCCGTCTCTCGTGTTTGCCAGCCCGGGCACGACTGCAGCTGACCTTGTTCACATCGCAGCTTTGCCCGACCAGCCCGGCGCCCGGTATCGGCGCTTTGCCCCCAGTGATGCGGGTCCGTATCGGCGTCTGATTTGGCGTTTGTCACGCCGCCAATAACGACGCTTGATACGGCCGGCGGAGCGCGGCACAGTGGCCGCCTACGACAATACGAGACGCCCTATGATTGAACTTCACTATTGGCCGACACCGAACGGCCACAAAATCACCTTGTTCCTGGAAGAAGCTGGCTTGGACTACCAGATTCATCCCGTCGATATCGGTGCCGGTGATCAGTTGAAACCTGAGTTTTTGGCCTTTGCACCCAATAACCGTATGCCGGCGATCGTTGACCGTGCGCCGGTTGATGGCGGTGAGCCGCAGACGGTGTTTGAGTCGGGCGCAATTTTGCATTACCTGGCGAACAAAACCGGCCGTTTTGTGCCGACCGATCCGCGCAAACGCATTCAGGTGATGGAGTGGCTGATGTGGCAAATGGGTGGGCTCGGTCCAATGGCGGGTCAAAATCACCACTTCACCCAGTACGCCCCCGAAGTTATTCCCTACGCCCAAGCCCGTTATATCAACGAAACGGGCCGCCTTTACGGTGTTTTGGATCGGCGTCTGGAAGGTCGCGACTTTATTGTTGACGACTACAGCATTGCCGATATGGCGTGTTTTCCGTGGGTTCATAGCTATGAAAAGCAGTCACAAAACCTGGATGACTTTGCCAATGTTAAGGCGTGGTTTGAGCGTATCAACAGCCGCCAGGCAACCCAGATTGCCTATGCCAAGGGTGAGGGGTTGCGTGCGCCAACCTTCACCGAGGCGGAAAAAAAGCTGCTATTTAGCCAAAACAAAGACTCGGTTAAGCCGTGAGCTGGCAGGCCTGGTTGATTTTTGTGCCAGCCTGCATCGGCATGAACTTCTTTCCTGGGCCGAATAACCTACTGGCGTTGGTCAATGCGACTCAAGCGGGCGCCCGCGCCGCGTTGATTGCGGGCTTTGCGCGTTTGCCGGTGATGGTGCTGATGATTATTGCGGTCGCCACGG is from Litorivicinus lipolyticus and encodes:
- a CDS encoding glutamate racemase; the protein is MAVGVFDSGLGGLTVWSALRARLPATSFTYLGDNANAPYGVRDADDIYRLTRDGVERLWQSCDLVILACNTASAVALRRIQESDLPAGKRVLGVFVPMIEVLSERQWGDSSAPRMLTAKRVGLFATPATVASRAFQRELALRALGVDVESQACVGVVEAIESGDMARARSLVFDHVAALMKKMPTIDAAVLGCTHYPWVEAAFADALGPGVPVYSQPTVVADSLADYLMRHPEFDDTAGNQRLLTTGDARAVSAQATAFLGHPVVFETVHGDR
- a CDS encoding response regulator, with the translated sequence MTTITKDVLYIDGSIADLTYFVRVCRSEPTIHVTTTESIVKGIQLIGKVHFDLVLIDLKTPGMDGLALAKLILDEYPQLHGRLAIVTGTSPNPAKINSIQSDGLAILFKPLTTQVVKRALLPASTTSN
- a CDS encoding 2-dehydro-3-deoxy-6-phosphogalactonate aldolase, whose translation is MTREIIAILRGIKTDEVVAIGQALVDAGIHTIEIPMNSPRALDSIEALVATLGSQASVGAGTVLSPQTVNEVAAVGGTLIVSPDTNPDVIAATKAAGMRSYPGVFTATECFMALRHGADGLKLFPGSRLKPEGLAALNAVLPAGTKTYAVGGAEPSSFADWFAVGVTGFGIGSGLYKAGFTTDEVRSRAAVIVAAYDRAQSN
- a CDS encoding 2-dehydro-3-deoxygalactonokinase, with translation MTPASFVGVDWGTSSFRLWALTDHGHILAASRGPYGMAQLKKDDYASVLNNSLDDLGVDASVPVIICGMAGAAQGWHEAPYCSAPAHLHQLGVDAVRVPGVNRDVRILPGVKQQHPANVMRGEETQIAGLLHSHPDFLGTVCMPGTHTKWVTIQNQSIVDFETCMTGEQFALLSSQSVLSHSMSSTEWDDNAFLDGVRETLAQPDAVARRLFSIRAETLVGTQTAAQARARLSGLLIGQELAATRPYWRDQCVTLIGEPDLCALYAIAFASCDARSHTMTGESMTIAGLVSAYTVNKDTTGD
- a CDS encoding mandelate racemase/muconate lactonizing enzyme family protein, which gives rise to MKITKITSHILGYDLPEILGYSQQYYEQRTAHLVEVETDEGITGWGECFGAGSIALGNKAIVEKVIQPMVLGMDPMDRDVIWHKVYNLMRDHGQKGMPMQSLSGVDIALWDIAGKVAGLPLYQLIGGKHRAKVEAYGYGMMLRPESTDSLVARFQDEAAAIKAMGFKATKMKVGLGPKDDVRLVEAVRKGVGDDYRIMVDANHAYTTHDAFYVGRAIEEFDPYWFEEPIAPEDYEGYRELRRGLNINISGGEIEFNRWGWRALLESRGLDIAQPEVCALGGISEYLRVLALCHAHFTPVVNHVWGSAIAVATNLHLLAAMPPLPGGLFPWEPMLEFDTTDNKFRDNLLTEPLDIQGQVARHDGLVSIPDGPGLGVTPDRDFIRHYSIGDV
- a CDS encoding FadR/GntR family transcriptional regulator; translated protein: MSESLFYKLHGSTTTKASFSSQIAREIGRDIVSAVLAEGSVMPDEGALAAQYDVSRTVIRDAVKLLSTKGLLDVRRGNGTHVRARSNWELLDHDVLAWHQSAPVNPQFLKELLQLRLMVEPAGAYYAAELGSDESHREIARAFSAMQTEQGDIERFVTADALYHRAILRSTNNTLLRPMEGVIYSALLISIRLTNTDPRENELSLPFHQAVSDAIQARDSCGAEQSMRLMLIDTQNRLSKYMSDTHGQSNT
- a CDS encoding glutathione S-transferase N-terminal domain-containing protein, whose protein sequence is MIELHYWPTPNGHKITLFLEEAGLDYQIHPVDIGAGDQLKPEFLAFAPNNRMPAIVDRAPVDGGEPQTVFESGAILHYLANKTGRFVPTDPRKRIQVMEWLMWQMGGLGPMAGQNHHFTQYAPEVIPYAQARYINETGRLYGVLDRRLEGRDFIVDDYSIADMACFPWVHSYEKQSQNLDDFANVKAWFERINSRQATQIAYAKGEGLRAPTFTEAEKKLLFSQNKDSVKP